In Candidatus Rokuibacteriota bacterium, a genomic segment contains:
- a CDS encoding class I SAM-dependent methyltransferase → MSAIGVLDSRRPELVAEVEPGACVLCGPAPSRLMYQIRELQGPLHMKALTGDQVFDVRRCLSCGLVFLDPWYSSQRVRKIYSDEYFRRSADPEGRPRSYLGERAEKVRAFREEARRLQRFKGGGRLLDVGCGPGFFLASLGDQWERHGIDLSPFAVARAREEGFHVLQGEFTGEEFAAECFDAVTLFQVLDHVPDPLAILRASYRVLKRDGVLLLTAFNIGSFCARVFQEGYRVLGTNHFHYFAPKTVSLVLKHAGFKTIRIEFPYFGTPYCSAREVGRLLVGLGRKAMDCITGRRRTILSPPFYGNLMRVIACKQELSARSLADVQAHP, encoded by the coding sequence GTGAGCGCGATCGGCGTCCTCGATAGCCGACGGCCCGAGCTGGTGGCGGAGGTCGAGCCGGGGGCCTGTGTCCTCTGCGGCCCTGCCCCGTCGCGGCTTATGTACCAAATCCGTGAGCTACAGGGTCCGCTCCACATGAAGGCCCTCACGGGCGACCAGGTCTTTGATGTCCGCCGGTGCCTCTCGTGCGGCCTCGTGTTTCTCGATCCCTGGTACTCGTCCCAGCGGGTCCGGAAGATTTACAGCGACGAGTACTTCCGGCGGTCGGCGGACCCCGAGGGGCGGCCTCGGAGCTACCTCGGGGAGCGGGCGGAGAAGGTGCGGGCGTTCAGAGAGGAGGCGAGGCGTCTCCAGCGGTTCAAGGGCGGGGGGCGGCTCCTGGATGTCGGCTGCGGTCCAGGGTTTTTCCTCGCCAGCCTGGGGGACCAGTGGGAGAGGCACGGGATTGATCTCTCCCCGTTCGCGGTCGCCCGGGCGAGGGAGGAGGGCTTCCACGTCCTGCAGGGCGAGTTCACGGGCGAGGAGTTCGCCGCGGAGTGCTTCGATGCGGTGACGCTCTTCCAGGTCCTCGACCACGTGCCGGACCCGCTGGCGATCCTTCGCGCCTCCTATCGGGTTCTGAAGCGAGACGGCGTGCTCCTGCTCACGGCTTTCAACATCGGGAGCTTCTGCGCGAGGGTCTTTCAGGAAGGGTATCGGGTCCTCGGCACCAATCACTTCCACTACTTTGCTCCGAAGACGGTCTCGCTGGTCCTGAAGCACGCGGGCTTCAAGACGATCCGGATCGAGTTCCCGTACTTCGGGACGCCGTACTGCTCCGCGCGGGAGGTCGGGAGGCTGCTGGTCGGGCTGGGGCGGAAGGCGATGGACTGCATCACGGGCCGTCGGAGGACCATCCTCTCGCCGCCGTTCTACGGGAATCTCATGCGCGTCATCGCCTGCAAGCAGGAGCTCAGCGCGAGGAGCCTTGCGGACGTGCAGGCGCATCCCTAG